The genomic stretch GTAGAGATTTGTGAAAGTTTGATGGTGTTCAAGTACAAGACGGTGTTGCTGAGGTTCTGCTGTAGAGATGATGCTGCGTTTATGTAAATATAGTAGTGTTTCAACCTGTGTGGGCGTTTCAAGACTTTTAGCCGACATGTATGAACGGCGACCCTAATACGTAGGCGGCATGTGTGTGGTCACCGGTGGAGTTGCTCTAGTTAGGAAAAAAAATGGCACGGATGTATATATTTACAAGATATGTCTGGAAACATGTAAATTTGTGACAATAATTATGGGAGAAATGGAGAAGGTATTTTTGTTCTCCTTAAGAAAAAAGAACCAATCTTATGTTgggtggttagagcatctccagtcgcgtcccccaaagcgtcccccaaaccgcgccggattgagcgtttgggggacgtgttttgctcgtgccgcatttgggggacgtcgctccccagccgcgtcccccaaacaccgcccccaaacatttaaaatattttttcttggcattttatttcaatttccacaaactaatacataattgggaacgtggtttacacaaaaacatagtttggacatggttttccacaaactaatacatagtttgaaccatggtggacacaaatataaaatattgcaaagaaactaaacctaactaggccgtgcatcgaaggtttcgtgtgttcgctgctaagaaagaacactcgagggcacacccgatcacctaaactggaaaatccagcgggaggatggtgcccttgttggttctaccgatgaggcgaacaggcgaaacctccgtgcacgtattcgctgcgaagaaacaacactcattcagtcgtcctcctcgtcggtgctatcgtcgtgggagtccctgtcgacgtggtagtcccggaggcagcgcctctcgtcgaagaccttgacgctcatgtccctgttgccgaagtaggagaacacgaggatgaagccgacttcgaggctgtggtggcgcgcgaacttctcccagccgatgttgaggtacatcttgccgcgcgcgtcgtagatcgccttgacgatccaccggcagtagccgcacgaatgctcccgcggatgcatcgtgcgcgggcgtacgccgccgacgtactcggcgaaggagtccggcagcctctggatgccgcgcgggtcgcccttgaggacgtggacgaactcgaacatgacgtccggctccacgtccatctccgacgatgaagacgacggcgtgggaggcgacggcgagcgttcagctatgccgcggccacgaccacgaccacggccgcggccgcgaggtcggcctccgcctctaccagacatagcgtcgagtcttgttgagagatggtggcggctagggtttgggagagaggtgctagggtttgtgtgtgagagggacgatgagaggcgccccttttataggccggagggaggcggaggagcggtggcgctcattaacgccggcacgcagagctaggcgcgacgggacgcgtcgctgcgccctctgcgggaactgcaccgtcgctgcgcgccaataacttccgcctcgcttttcgttgtgtccggcgtccccggtgcgtcccctgtgggacggggacgggctcggggcgccggacaccgtataggggcgcgccggacaaaaaaaggctttgggggacgtggctgtatagcatttttggtccggcgtgccccaaatccctttgggggacggtttgggggacgcggctggagatgctcttaggaggaCTGTTGAACCCcagtccaccagagttcaaaACCCTAGGTTTGATATTTGTGTGTCTCAAAAAGGCGAATATTATTTCAGTGTGCGAGATTCATGTGGTGACTACACCAAGTCTGGATATACAGTAGTATTTTGGAGTAGTAGTGAAGCTTGAATTGATTGTAGCCCAACTATGAGCCCAGCAGCAGGCAGGCTCGCGTGAGGTGAGTGAAAAGTGTGCGGACATGCACGCATGATGGAGCCAACTAAGTTGCGCGCGCGAGACAAGCTAGGCGCCAATCAAGTGGAAGCATGCATATTGAGCGAGTGTAAAACGCTGGAATTAAGCTTGATTCGCTGGAGCGCCGTAGAGTAATGAACGAGACGGCGAAACAGCGAGCGATCTAGGAGTAGTTgattgaggcggcggcggcggcttggttGCGTATGGAGTCGAGTCGGGAACGCGATGTACGAAATGGCGATTCGGGGTATGTGCGCGCGCGGATTAATTAATTAGCGACATGTTTGGTTCCAATTAATTGCTCTTCCATCCCGCGAAGCGCCCAGCCAGAAAGCAATCACTGCATGCTGGAGCACGCCAGGCTGTCAGCGCGCACGCGGAACCCGTTAAATCCCGCTGACCAACGGACGAGCAGAGTGCCGTGTCACTGTCATATACTACTCTCAAACGGATGCTTTCGCGTCAGAAAATCTAGCGAAACTCTCAAACAAACAAAAGGTGATGTTTTCGTCTGGACGCTCTCACGAATTACTGCTTCGGGTCAAGCTGCAGGGCGAGCGGTCGAGCACGGCGTGGCGAGGCTGGAGCGCGCGCGCGACACGCCGAGGCGGGACGTGACGACGCCGCTCGCGACCGTGCCGCTGCCGACGAACCCCGCGCCGGCGTCGCCGCTTGCCACCGCCGAGCCGTCGCTGGCGCACCCGGTTGCCGCTGCCAGCGCCGGGAGCTGGTGCGTGGCGAGCCCGagcgcgggcgcggcggcgctgcAGGTGGCGCTGGACTACGCGTGCGGGCAGGGCGCGGACTGCTCGCCGATCCAGCCCGGCGGGAGCTGCGCCGACCCGGACACCGTGCGCGACCACGCCTCATACGCCTTCAACTCGTACTACCAGAAGAACCCCGTCCAGACCAGCTGCGACTTCGCCGGCGCCGCCATCCTCACCAGCACCGATCCCAGCACCACCACCTGCAAGTATCCGTCAACCGGGTAAACCATAAGCCACTGATCATCCAACTGCTGAAAAATCTCTTGTTTCCCTCGTCGTATGATTGACAAACCAACTGGCGCGCGCGTCATGCAGCACGGGCGCATCGGTTCTGAACACGACGAATCCGCTGACCCCGACGTTCGGCTCTCCTCCCGGCGGCTACTACAACTCTCCTCCTGGCGCTGGCGGCTTCTACAACCCCCCTCCTCTCTACGGGTCCATGTCGCCTCCGGACTACGGCGCCGGCATCAGCGCCGCCACGACACCACGCAGCACGATCAGGACGACGTCGCTGACGTGCATCCTCGTTGCGGCGGCGTGTCTCAACCTGTACAAGTAAAGCTTGCAGGCGGCTTTGCAATTCTGATCCATGTGCgactgaaggctgaacatcactcGACTGAACTGAAGAGGGCTCACATAAAAAAGAAGTGCGATTCTGCAATCTAGATGCATCGGAAAACAGAGTGCCACTGCAGAAGCAGAGTGGCAGCGGCGTCGAGCAGGCTGctagctaatgctacacatgtttatAGCCGTAGTCAGTGTTACCAAGTTTTGGCATACATTTCAGTTAGAATGACACATTCCTCCATTGCGGAGGTACAATGTATTGCAAAAAACTCAAGTTCTGTGCATATAGTTTCAAAATCCTCCACCCCCCGTCATGCGCATAGCTTCTTCGTTTTTCGCGAAATATAGACACACGATAATCGTGGAGTAGATACATTAGGTGGCGACTAGAAAAAACACAAGAGTCTCTACTCCCCTCTGCCCTCTAAAAACTTTTGTAATGCTCCTCGGTTTTGCTCCTTTCCGGAGTAGTTTAATATAATCGTTCAGGCTGGCGCAAGCCCACCGTAgtccaggtcaaaaaaaaaaaaaacacaagagCCATAATATATCTTATTGGTTAGCAAGTTGTGACAACACCATATATAGGGTATCATGGTTAGGTTAGTTGGTGCTTGATGATGTCTCTAACCGAGGGTACGCCCATGTACATCGAAAGAAATAAGATGACGAAGGTCATACGTTGGAGACCAAACCATTGTGAAGTATCACATGGTATCTTGAGCTTCACTAGATGCATACTCACGGAAAAATACAGCGCTAACGGCTAGCCCTATGAACCGATTTTTTTTCCGAAGCGATCCACCCCTCAGGACCCTATGAACCGATGGAACCCTACTAAAGGTTTAAAGAACGACATTGACAATGCTACAAACATTGTGAAAACGATCATGCTTGTACATAGGACCCACTTCAGGATCGACAAGCTTATCTTCTATTCTATCACATCCAAGAAATAGCAGCTGGGGTTTACGAACTTGGCGCTTGGCAACGGGTCTGAAATGGCAAGAAAATTGATTACGCCACACAGGTTTGCAACATGAATTGACCAAAATAGCTCATAAAACGCATAGCCTGTGAGGATGTTTCGTTGAACATTATTGCCAAAGATAGCATACCTAGATACTCCGAGTAGCACACAAAGGGGTATCTCGAAAAAATATAAGTGGTTGGCCTAGGAGGGACCGCCATCCTCACCATCACCGAACCAAGCACCACCGCCTGCAAGTACCCGTCAACCAGGCAAGCCATAACAACCTAATCGAAGTGCTAAAAATTTATTTCGTTTTTATTGTATGATCGACGCAATGTATGATATATCACGCAGCACGGGTGCATTAGTTCTGAACACGACAAATCGGGTGATCTCGACATCTGTATCTACTCCCAGCGGCTACTACAACTCTCCACCTCGTGACGACGGCTTCTAAAAACCCCTCATCTTTATGGGTCCATGTCGCATCCGGACTACGGTGTCGGCATCAGCGCAGCGATGATGCCATGCAACAATATCAGGATAGCGTTGCTGACATGGCTCCTCATCGTGGCCGGAATAGCGAGGATCGGTTTTGCAATTATGATGCATGTGCAACTGGAGGCTGAAGAGGGTTCAgatgacaaaaaaaaaaggatttcCGATTCGGCAATCTAAGCCTTATCTTCAAATACTAGGTTCTTTAGAGCGAGTGTTGTTAGAGGCCAGCCCACAATTTGTACCTGCCGTGCAATGAAATACCACCGGAATCTTCTAGACCTCTCCTTTGTGCACAAAAAAAAGGATTAGGCAGAATCGGCAAAATAAGGCAATATATAGTAATTTTTCCTATGGAAAGATATATTTGCCACATTTAATTGTAATCCGATTtggccatcctagtactactactTAACCGCGTTCGTGGATCTTGCCATCCACATTTGCGTCTTTGATTCTAATAAGCAGTACCGTTGAGCAGAGGCTGATGAATGGAGAGGAAGCCGCTGGCGGAAGAGATGGTGACGGCCCATAGGGCGGGGCagaggggcactcgggcccctagGAGCTAGGGTCCCTGGCCTAAGATTTGTTTATGTACTTAGTACACTTATAAGTACTATACTAAACATTAACAACTTTGTTTTTCTCTGTTTTTTGGATTCAATTCAATTTTTGCCTATCTTCCATGCCGACACGTGTTTAAATTTGCTACATTGCTGTTTCGTTTGTATTTCTAGGCTGTCTTGCAGTTCCTGAGTATTTTGACTAGGCGTGGTTGTTCCTTCGGTGTTTGCTTTTGGGCTCTAGAAGACCCCCGTCGAGTCACACgtcctccttcctcttcctcttcccctgcCCCGAATTCTTCCTCGCGCAACTTCTTTCATGGCATGGCCGGTGGACTTGCCTGTCCTCCGATGCCGTGATCAACACCGAGGCGCTCACGTCCCCGAACGTGCCCACACCGAGCGGCCGATGCGTCTCCAAGCATCTCCCTTTCCATAGAGTGAACAAGAGGCGAAAAGGAGGCGTTTTGGGGGGAGGTGCGCCCCGCCGGCGAGATTACAGTTCCCTTCGTCTCCGGCGGCCGCTTTGGCGGTGTGAGGTTGCGGGGAACCCAGATCTCTGCTCGGTTGGGGAATTATGGCCGATGTGCCGGTGCGGATGTCGCCGTCGAGGAAGATACGGATGTGCTCCGCTTTGTCGCTTCCGATGACGGCTTCTCTTAGGGCAGTGCACACGTCGTTGAGATCCACTCCGCCATCAAAGAGGTCGTCATGCGAGACCTATCCATCGGCGTTAGTTCCGACGACGGGGCCACTGCTTTCGGGATATCCCTCCATGTAGGTAGTATGGCTCCTCCTGCTCTGTCTTCATCAGTATCTGTCGAGCCTGCTTCTCGGCCGACGGCCGCCCATTCACCTTCGCGCGTGCCGTCGAAATCCACCTCGCCATCAAAGAGGTCGTCGTGCAGGACCAATACGCCAACGCCGGCTCCGACGATGGGGCCACCGCTTTTTAGCTCTCCCTCCGTGTAGGTGTCATGGCTCTGCCTTCATACGCTTCATACGACGCCGGCCGCCCGTTCACCGCCAGCATCGGTTAAtgccgatgaggaggaggataggCACTCCCGTGGGGAACTGCCCAGACGATGACGTCGCGAACAACTCATCCGCCCTGCCTGATTCTGCCGAGATCCTCAACAATTGGGACACCGAGTTCGTCAAGATCCACCACGCCTGCTCCCTTCTTATTTTCCTCTAGATTCCTTGCCTTCATCTTTGTTCGAGATTACTTTTTTCCTCTGATCAGAGTCCCATGTGTGTATGGTTGATGTATTTGACATTGAAATTTTTTTGCATCATCTTTTTTCAATATGGGAAAATTTGCCACACGTATTTTCCAgcatttgctgaaacacaccgctTGATTAtatctttgccaggtaccattataaTTATGTGACACATTTGCAAGAACATACCACCTGGCTAAAAACGGAAAGTTTTTCACtttgtcttcaaaaccagtcATCCCATGAAAAGTGAAAAAACTTCTCTATTAGTCAGGTGGTGTGTTCTGTCAAATGTGCCAcataattgtaatggtacctgtgttgcggtcagaaacccaccggcgggcagcgactggcaacacagtagagccgggaacaactagggctgcggctggccccagtccctcagagcgacggcccgcaaagcctcctggtcacacgtccgatgctattgcaagggcgtgccacctgacctatacccggtcgggaaggtgttggatgatgcctcgcttagtttcctgcagggcatacacgtaaacattaaatacgagcctcgatcggctctcaggttatcctgtgaatcggctcaaagagccgatccacccatgattcgtacaaggtgtccgaatatatggtggtcctgcttgatcaagataaagctaatgcaatctacgatgatttagggttttcaccgcataatcggatcatcctactcacgattgggcctcgcgctcgcgtacggtgatcgtaagccgatcctagacagggcctaaaaaccaacacgaggttgatccccggaacatcctgtctagggctagcaaactacaccctacacgccgctggatcctccaaccctttgtaaggcctaactattgcggatgttaaactaatccttgcagaacaaggagcaaccgtaacggatcagatctactaaactatgatcaagcggggtgccgcccctacacctaagataggtgtaagggcggctagatgtataagggttgcactacgacagcatatgatacgaagaacaatgctaaccctaacacatctaagataactacgttgctcgccatcaaaaaggcttcggcacgagcaacgcatgaacaacgagataggcttgtgctacctagatcgcaagatgcgatctaggcagcatggtgcttaccggagaaaccctcgagacgaaggagttggcgatgcgccgagatttgtttgtgttgaacgttggttgttgtttattccataaaccctagatacatatttatagtccgggggactttctaattgaggcgtgcacttaaccgtgcacgggctaaactctatctgttaattctaaacacgatgcgatctactatatttacagatatacgggcaatctagcctaaactcttagcgcaaggccgctttaaagacgctccacgtgtaatcttcaaagcccatcttcacttacggcccacctcctgatttggccaaaatctggtgataacacatgcccccctggttttggtaatgataatttcaaaaccactctatttttccttcgaagggtcatgtcgtggcagagcagaaccgtcgcagtatgtttcatcatgacgacttgccttccccacttctctgcacgatttgacagttttggcaccatgtcctcgaaaactgctcgaaaattaaatctccatctccttttatttaaccgcatcgaacagttctcctcttcatcctcttcgcattagcacttccaaaaagcccttttctgccaccatgtcttcctcttcttcttcttcatcgggtctttctgcccagtcctcccccttccgcgagccgacgccggagtggaacccggaggaggcccatgcggccaatatccgccgcgccatcgaggccggggacgagccgagccacaacctctccatctggtcagaggacgacaagtccctgaccgacggggagagcgacctccgcttcctcgcctatggggaatcggaggaggaaagTGACGACGATCGCTTTCCCTGGGACggggtcacctcctccgaggaggcgaaggaggaggaggaggaggaggaggaggacgacagctcctccggcgagccgccggccaagcgccactgccccggcccgggaacctcagcgacttcgacagcgacgacgacgacgccgatgaggaggacgaggacaacgagggtcctgccggcggtcgctacaacagcgacgacgagccggtcgggagcagcgccgacaacggcgacgacgacgacgacgacgacgagggcagcaacggcccctagataggatcttagcctagggccagtagtggtagacggggcaatgtatcccctaggacttccttttgagagcaatcagctctttatgtaagaaatctcgtttatcaatgaagaatttccccaatttgatcttgccgatttccttcgtactgattctgccgattgtcaattcggtcaatgctcaatgagccgatggcaacgcatcggtc from Lolium rigidum isolate FL_2022 chromosome 4, APGP_CSIRO_Lrig_0.1, whole genome shotgun sequence encodes the following:
- the LOC124648207 gene encoding PLASMODESMATA CALLOSE-BINDING PROTEIN 3-like — protein: MGDRHYNVDACVREGRSLLAGYVCCRKSSETLKQTKGDVFVWTLSRITASGQAAGRAVEHGVARLERARDTPRRDVTTPLATVPLPTNPAPASPLATAEPSLAHPVAAASAGSWCVASPSAGAAALQVALDYACGQGADCSPIQPGGSCADPDTVRDHASYAFNSYYQKNPVQTSCDFAGAAILTSTDPSTTTCKYPSTGTGASVLNTTNPLTPTFGSPPGGYYNSPPGAGGFYNPPPLYGSMSPPDYGAGISAATTPRSTIRTTSLTCILVAAACLNLYK